In Camelina sativa cultivar DH55 chromosome 13, Cs, whole genome shotgun sequence, the genomic window GGCGAGTGACCGTCTTTGTCTCTTCGGTTTATGACTCTTGTCTCGATCGACTCTGCATCTTTTTGACACAATCTTAGGATCCATCCCATGAGAACTTTAAGAACGATCAGTCCTTCTCTTTGGTCGTAGTTATTCACGGCGATGTGAAGAGCATTCTCTCCGTTCACGTTTGCGTCCACGATGCTTTTGGGGCAAACCAAGAAGAACTCTGATATCAGATCAGTCTTCTTTTTGCTTACCGCAACTAGCAACGGCGTCATACCTTTTGTTGGACACGAAAAATGAAATTAACGACTCGGTTATCAATCCGGTTAAGCCGAGTGTAGGCTATCTACTTCAACTGACAATACCAAATTAACGTAATTTTCAAACTAGTATTGGTCATACTTCAATACTATCTCCAAGATTTAAACTTGctagatacattttttttttgtttggtaaacaaaaaactagatacatatattataaCACCAGTAATTCGGAATAACTCAACAAAATGAGTAAGGGTATACGTACCTTGTCTCCCTTTAAGACGAACAAGGCTTGGATCAACCTTAACTAGTTCAAGAACTAACCAGGGGTGACCGTGATTGACGGCGAGGTGTAACGGCGTAAGTCCGTCAGCGTTAAGTTTCCGAGCAAAAGAAGGTTTCAAGTTCAAAATTTCCATGGCAAACTCTGTTTTTCCGGCTACGGCTGCCACGTGGAGAGGAGTATTAAAGAATGGCACGTGGTCGATTTTATCAAGAACGTATGAATCTTCATTGATAAGTTCGTATAGTAGATCGATGTTTCCAGATTTAGCAGCAGCTTCTAATGACCTTTGATCCATTATTGCAGAGACGAAAACAACAATGACGATTGACGAAGGTGGTTAAATATGAGGGAGATGACAAGACGTAATTGGCTACGAACTGATAACTAAGTTTGTGAATAAGGAAATTCccgatacaaaaaaaacaaatgagagTTGAAAATTATTTATGACGTGGTAGTATACGCCAATCATTTTGATCCAACGGTTAGGATAATACGAAACTAATCTGCTTTTATTAGATGTGACGTGGCATTAAACGTGGATTAAAACAGCATTAAATCATTAATTTGAAGATCTAATGGacaagattaagaaaataaatgatttctttactaatctaagtttatttattaaaaaaggcACCAAAAAGACTAGCCGTTATTAATTTGGAAGAGCGCCGCAACGGTCACATTTTGTTTTCCCCCAAATCTATCTATCTTCTTAACtccttcttattcatttttacAATACTCCTCAAgagcaaagacaaaaaaaaaacctaattcgTGTTGAGACTGATTCTCAGATCTAGATTTTGTATTCGTATTGCTCATTTGATTTCCagattctgtttttgttttttccgaTGGAGTCGTCGTTGGCATTGAAGAATGTGAAACCAGGTACTCCGGTGAAGGATCGGAGCAAGTTTCTTCAGTCCAAGGTTCAAGATACTTCCAAATCGCTGGAGAATTCAAACCCTAACATTTCGAGTCCGGCTAAATCGAAATCCGCGAAGAAATCATCGGCGCAGAAGAATCAGAGCCCGAACCCTAAGAACCACCCTACCCAGGCGGCGGTTTTCTCTCCCCGGAATCGGATCAGAGAGAGGAAGTTTGTTGTGGTGTCGAAGAAGAATTCGAGGAAAGGGAAGACGGATCCAGCGGTTACTGAATCGAAGGTTGCTGAGATCGAATGTAAATGCGGGGAGAGGAAGAAGGGGAACATGAAGTGTGTTTGTGTTGCGTATGAGACGCTTCGTGCTTCGCAAGAGGAGTTTTTCAAGAAAAGAATTGAATCGGAGGAGGAAATGGGAAGTTTGGAGGAATGCTGTAATCTtggtggagatggagaagaatccGGAGAGACGGAGAAAATTGGGGTTTCTACGATGAAGAGATCAAGGGCTAAGGTGGTGGAAGAAGCACGGCAGAGTGTGCCTGTTTCTGGTAAAGTGATGAATCTTGTTGAAGCATTTGAGAAACTCACTTGCTTTAGTAATTCAAAGTCAGCCAACAAGAATGAAGAGAAGGAAACAGAAGAGGACATGAAGAAGCCGGTGAAACCTAAGTTATTGGAGGGTGAGAAAGAGCAAAACCAGTGGAGTTCTTCGTTTTGTCCATCTGAATTGGTTTTAACTGCTAAGAATCTCGGGTTAGACCCCAATGCCTCTGTTTCTTCGTCTTGGGACAGCACACGCGGCAGGTTAGTTCGTTATTGACTAAAAGAGTTTGCTTTACGTTTTCTTAACTGTTAGTTTTATGACTTTGTCTCGTTCTGAATTGTTTGATCTGGTGATGTTTCAGTGGTTTGAGTGGGAGTTCAAATGCTGGCcggagaagcagaagaaatgTATGTGTCAATGGCAtctgattttgattatttgtctTGATTTATATGTCAATTAAGTTtgataatttatgtttattgcAGAGCTTGGACTCGTCTACTACAATGGGAAGtagaagatcaaagaagaagcaggTTAAGGTCACTTCGTTGAAGCCGTTTAAGCTTAGAACTGAggtatgagtttttttttagatgaaaaaaCATTGAAAGTTTTGGGATTTCATGGTAGAAATTGACTTtggttttatcttttgtttctctgcAGCAAAGAGGTAAAATGAAAGAGGAGGAGTTTGCAAAAAAGCTTCATGAAAT contains:
- the LOC104735570 gene encoding protein WVD2-like 4, which produces MESSLALKNVKPGTPVKDRSKFLQSKVQDTSKSLENSNPNISSPAKSKSAKKSSAQKNQSPNPKNHPTQAAVFSPRNRIRERKFVVVSKKNSRKGKTDPAVTESKVAEIECKCGERKKGNMKCVCVAYETLRASQEEFFKKRIESEEEMGSLEECCNLGGDGEESGETEKIGVSTMKRSRAKVVEEARQSVPVSGKVMNLVEAFEKLTCFSNSKSANKNEEKETEEDMKKPVKPKLLEGEKEQNQWSSSFCPSELVLTAKNLGLDPNASVSSSWDSTRGSGLSGSSNAGRRSRRNSLDSSTTMGSRRSKKKQVKVTSLKPFKLRTEQRGKMKEEEFAKKLHEITMEEEKMRIPIAQGLPWTTDEPECLVKPHWKDITRPVDLTLHSDVRAVERAEFDYQVAEKMSVIEQYKMERERQQKLAEEEEIRRLRKELVPKAQPMPYFDRPFIPRRSSKHPTAPRDPKFHIPQHKKIRCCSSSSWSETGSCMSDFQYQFL